The genomic stretch GTACCTATCATTAGACCAAACATGGGTACTATCACCATCTTCGCACAAAAATATCTTGATGGAGGGGAGAGTGTGGCACCTTTTCTTTGTCTCTCTATCTATCTATctatatatgtgtgtgtgcatAAACCTATTGCTACTCAGGATCAGTGCTACTGGGACACTACGGACCCCATCCAGAGCTCATCGGTCATCGGTTCAACGGACACTCATTATATAAGAAGCGGTTTCAATGTTCCGGGTAACTGCATCTCTGacaaatatataaaaaattttccagtgTCACTTTCTTTCCCTTTGATGCTCTCTCTAACTTGGGGATACTGAACCAATCAGCATCGTAATAGAAGCGTACAAACGTGATGTCACAGGAACAGTACACGGAGAACTTGAAGGTTATTGTCGCAGAGCAGTTACGCGGGGTGCACAACTTCACCGAAGATGTCAACTACGTTGCTGAGTATATTGTATTGCTGATCGTCAACGGTGGCGATGTCGAATCCATCGTGAAGGAGTTATCTACGTTGTTTGATGCCATACCTGTGGATGTTCTCAAGGACATTGTACAGACAGATTTCTTTGCCCTGGAAGCTTTGCAGCAGGGAGAAACCGTGGACAGCATCGTGTCCAAAATTAGAGAGCTGAATGGGAacaaccagcagcagcaacaacagcaaatttcacaacagcagcagcaacagatgcCACAAGAGttgcagcaacagcaaatGCCTCAACAGCAGGCCATGCCACAGCAGAttccacaacaacaacagcagcagcagcagcagcagatcCCCCAGCAAATGCCTCAACAACAGGCTATGCCACAACAACCATCTATTCCACAGGGCCCCAGCCAATCGGGACCAGAACAAACAAGACCAGTTTCTGCGTTCTCAGGTGTGGTGGATACCACATCGTCTGTGAAAGCAGAGGATGATGTATCGATGGGTAACGATATCACCGTTACTGATTATAAGCCACGGTTTTCTAATGCGCGTGGCGGGATTCAAAGAAACCGCAGAGGCCGTGGTGGAGCATCCGTTCGTGGTAACAGCACCTCTGGTCCTGGCGGGCGCGGCGCTAATGGTTCTGATCGGTTCAATCCGCTGGCCAAAGCTTTGGGCATGGATGCTAGAGCGACCGAGCGTGGTGCTTACGAGTCcaatttgaattttgtgccaaagaggaaagaggGTCGTTGTAAACTGTTCCCTCACTGTCCCTTGGGTAAAGCTTGTCCACATGCACACCCAACGAAAGTGTGTAACGACTATCCAAACTGTCCAAAACCACCTGGAACCTGTGAATACTTGCATCCTAATGAGGACGAGGAGCTAATGAAGGATATGGAGAGAACCCGTGAGGAATTCCAAAAGAGAAAGGCTGCGTTACTGGAGGCAAGGCAGAAACCAGTTCAAACGGGACTGGTTATTTGTAAATTCGGCATCTTGTGCTCGAATCCACTGTGTCCATTTGGGCACCCAACACCAGCCAACGAGGATGCTAAAGTCATAGACATGGTCTGGTGTCCATCCAACCTGACGTGTCAGGATCCCGAATGTAGGAAAGCTCATTCTTCACTGTCTAAAATAAAACAGGTGGAACCAATGGGCCGTCCCAAACCACCAGCTCCAAAGCCAATGGAAAAATCGTTGGAGCAATGTAAGTATGGGATTCGCTGCACCAACAAGCGTTGTAAATACAGACACGCCAAGAGTCCAACAATGTGCCGTGACGGTGCCAACTGTACAAGGATAGACTGTATCTTCGGCCACCCTATCAACGAGGACTGTAGATTCGGAATCGAATGCAGAAACCCAACGTGTTTGTTCAGACATCCACCAGGAAGAATTGTACCATCGAAGGGTGACCAGGGAACTGAGCAACCGGCCAATGCCAGTTTCCCTAACGCTACCACTGGTATTTTACAGGCCGTTCCTACCAATCAGAGGATATTTGCCATGCCAGAAGGTTCGAGAATCGAGCAAGCTCCAGCACAAGAACAAACTCCGTACCAACCTCCGTTCCCAGCTCAAAATCAGGGTCAAGGTGACATGGAGATGAATTGATGCGTTGTGTCGTTTTCGTAACCGTTGTATTTAAATTACTATAtcacaagaaacaaaaaaaaaaagaacaataaaaaaacaagagcACTAGACCTGTATAAAAGGTTATCAGTCTCATCAATAATCATTTGCACAAGTGATTGTTTCATCTTGGAGGTAAAATTACTGTAATTTTAAACGTAGTTCATATCTCGATACTTGTTCTTATTTTCTTTAGAATATCGTAGAAAAATAACTGTATCTGTAGACAACTGTGATCTCTCCACGTTACGTAGTGTTGTAGTGTCACACCGCGTCTTGAAACGCCGTTAGTTAACGTATCACGCAGACGGAAACTTAAACTTGATAACTTACCAAGGACTTAGTCCAGTCCTCATCGTAGATAAAAAGTTAAAATTTAAGCTATAAGATTAAAGGAAGATTGATTATTCATATATCCGTTTATTTTATACACTTAGaatctcttcttttggacagCAGCTTCGTCAGCGTAGATGTCCATTGGAGACAATGGCAATGGCTGTTCGGTCCATAGGTCTGGGGTCAAGAAACCGTAAGTGTTACCGATGGCAACGAAGGCAgccttcaaagtgttctcCAAAGTTCTGGTCTTACCGTTGGATTGGGTGTAGACATCCTCGACACCGGCCAATTGCAGAAGCTTCTTGACGGCTGGGGAGGCGACAATACCGGAACCTCTTGGGGCTGGGATCAATCTGACGGTAACGGAACCACACTTACCGGTGGACTTGTTGGCCAAAGAGTGAGGCTCACCCAGGTTGGTACCCCAGTAACCTCTTCTGATTGGAATGACAGCAAGCTTGGCAATGATGATACCGGCTCTGATGGCACCAGCGACTTCCTTGGCGGTCTTAATACCTAGACCGACGTGACCGTTGCTGTCACCAACGACAACGACAGCCTTGAATCTGGTTCTTTGACCGGCTCTGGTTTGCTTCTGAACTGGCTTGATGTTCATGACTTCATCCTGCAAGTTTGGCAACAAAGTGTCGATGATTTGGAATTCCTTGACTGGCAAAGAGTGCAAGAAGATTTCCTCAATGGTGGTGATCTTACCAGCCTTGACTAGTCTACCTAGCTTGGTGACTGGGACCCAGGCCTTCTCTTCTGGTCTACCACCTCTTCTGTTACCGCCTCTTCTGTTACGGTTACCGAAACCACCTCTCTTTTGTTGACCTTCTGGAGCAGAAGCTGGAGCTGGAGCAGACATTGTTAAACTACTTTGTTGTTTGGTTGATTTGCTGGAAAAGTCGGAATGGAACACGGAAAGTTGATGGTGGTAACTTTCAATCGACTAAATGCAATACGGTATCTTTGGAATTgacagaaagagagagagaacCAAGCAGAGAGACGCAACCAACGCACAGCATCCCATACAAACCTTCTAACAAACCACTGTGTGAATAaattgaatttttcaaaaaccaaaaaaacgGCCAAATCTGAGCGTCTGTCGCAAAAAATCTGCAATATTTCCTAAAAAGGAATTTTAACttcaaaatgaaagaaaaaagtgtcaaaaaaaataaattttGTGGTGCTGGGATGTTATACTTTAGACCCATACACCACACTAACAAAGCAGTCACAAAAATGGGACGgttttgaatctttttttttttttgtacGATTTGTTCATCGGTGGATCGACTTCTCCGATGCACAGTCAAAACGTCTGAATTTCCCCTGCTCTCGAATCTTGGTGGATGGAGGAGTTACCGCTGATTGTCTGTGGGCAATCAAGTGAGCGTCAGGTGAGGTGCTGCACTTTATGCAATTGACACTCCTGGACCACTtttgattttcttttccGCAATTTGAAAGAGGGGTTATTGTGCCAGGATCTGAGGGCATACTTCGTTTCATTCCACCGGTAAAGATCACCTATT from Huiozyma naganishii CBS 8797 chromosome 6, complete genome encodes the following:
- the NAB2 gene encoding mRNA-binding protein NAB2 (similar to Saccharomyces cerevisiae NAB2 (YGL122C); ancestral locus Anc_6.130) codes for the protein MSQEQYTENLKVIVAEQLRGVHNFTEDVNYVAEYIVLLIVNGGDVESIVKELSTLFDAIPVDVLKDIVQTDFFALEALQQGETVDSIVSKIRELNGNNQQQQQQQISQQQQQQMPQELQQQQMPQQQAMPQQIPQQQQQQQQQQIPQQMPQQQAMPQQPSIPQGPSQSGPEQTRPVSAFSGVVDTTSSVKAEDDVSMGNDITVTDYKPRFSNARGGIQRNRRGRGGASVRGNSTSGPGGRGANGSDRFNPLAKALGMDARATERGAYESNLNFVPKRKEGRCKLFPHCPLGKACPHAHPTKVCNDYPNCPKPPGTCEYLHPNEDEELMKDMERTREEFQKRKAALLEARQKPVQTGLVICKFGILCSNPLCPFGHPTPANEDAKVIDMVWCPSNLTCQDPECRKAHSSLSKIKQVEPMGRPKPPAPKPMEKSLEQCKYGIRCTNKRCKYRHAKSPTMCRDGANCTRIDCIFGHPINEDCRFGIECRNPTCLFRHPPGRIVPSKGDQGTEQPANASFPNATTGILQAVPTNQRIFAMPEGSRIEQAPAQEQTPYQPPFPAQNQGQGDMEMN
- the RPS2 gene encoding 40S ribosomal protein uS5 (similar to Saccharomyces cerevisiae RPS2 (YGL123W); ancestral locus Anc_6.129); the encoded protein is MSAPAPASAPEGQQKRGGFGNRNRRGGNRRGGRPEEKAWVPVTKLGRLVKAGKITTIEEIFLHSLPVKEFQIIDTLLPNLQDEVMNIKPVQKQTRAGQRTRFKAVVVVGDSNGHVGLGIKTAKEVAGAIRAGIIIAKLAVIPIRRGYWGTNLGEPHSLANKSTGKCGSVTVRLIPAPRGSGIVASPAVKKLLQLAGVEDVYTQSNGKTRTLENTLKAAFVAIGNTYGFLTPDLWTEQPLPLSPMDIYADEAAVQKKRF